One genomic window of Salvelinus namaycush isolate Seneca chromosome 22, SaNama_1.0, whole genome shotgun sequence includes the following:
- the LOC120017560 gene encoding transmembrane protein 229B-like — MESGTLHVRRVLGGKTLEAGDDEEAPPEPPERVTHHPLSPLSRLYVYALHGCLCEVGFTAVWDWWETKDRRLAGHTSLWALPMYALAIFLMEGLRGRLLAQRCPLLLRMLVYTLFIYLWEFSWGVVLRFLGACPWDYSGFSYNLAGLVTLEYALPWALASLIAEQHVIRKTLRVRLAN, encoded by the coding sequence AGGCTGGTGATGACGAGGAGGCCCCACCAGAGCCACCAGAGCGGGTGACCCATCATCCCCTGTCCCCTCTGTCCCGCCTCTATGTCTACGCCCTGCACGGCTGCCTGTGTGAGGTGGGCTTCACCGCTGTATGGGACTGGTGGGAGACCAAGGACAGGAGGCTGGCAGGACACACCAGCCTTTGGGCCCTCCCCATGTATGCCTTGGCCATCTTCCTCATGGAGGGCCTGCGTGGCAGGCTTTTGGCCCAGCGCTGCCCCCTGCTGCTGCGCATGCTGGTCTACACCCTGTTCATCTACTTGTGGGAGTTTAGCTGGGGTGTGGTGCTGAGGTTTCTAGGAGCCTGTCCATGGGACTACTCTGGGTTTAGCTATAACCTGGCAGGGCTGGTGACTCTTGAGTACGCCCTGCCCTGGGCCCTGGCCTCACTAATAGCAGAGCAGCATGTCATCAGAAAAACTCTGAGAGTACGACTGGCTAACTGA